The following is a genomic window from Haliaeetus albicilla chromosome 13, bHalAlb1.1, whole genome shotgun sequence.
ATCTCCCAGGTGCAGTGTGGTAATGGGGGAAAACCCTCAGGGAGagctggaaggaaggagaacATGGGAGACCAGTACCTTCTCACGGATCTCCAGGGCTCGCTTACACAGTGGCTCTGCTTCTTTGTACTTCCCTCTCTTGCCATAAAGAACAGCCAGATTGTTCAAAGTTGCTGCCACCTGCAGAGACATAAGCTTCTCcatgaaacaaagcagaatCCAGTGGGACCAAACAAGGGGTGCAAGCAGCAGTAACAGTGACTGTCCCATTTCCTTCATGCCTGCAGTACAGCTGATTCTGAAGAGAAGGAGGTCCAAAGGCAGAAGGCTACCCTGCCTACATCGCAGGATCCAGGAGAAGCCACCTCCTGACAGGCCATACTGAACAAAACAGCAGGAAATACTGAAGCAGTAAAACAGAGCCCCACACCATGCGAACAGCACCCCTCGCATCACAGAGCACACTGTTGTCCTTGATAGTCTGGCTGCAGACACACAATAAGGGCACCATTCGAgacccagcagcacccacacGTCAAGGGAAGTGACTGAAAGAGGAGGGAGACACTCACCGCTGGGTGGTCTTTGCCCAGAGTCTTCTCACGAATGGAGAGAGCATCATTCAAGAGGTGTGCTGCCTCTTTGTATTTATTCTGATCCCTGCAGTGCAAAGTCAACCAGTTATTCGGGATTTGGACACCACAGCCCATACGAAGCAGAACAGCGAACAACAGTCCTTCTTCCACACAGATCCAGCCCCCAAAGCCCTTTCATTTCTCCATTCCTCCCTACCTTAGCCAGTCCCTAGTTATATTTGGGAGCCCGGCAGGCCAGACACCTCATCTGTGCCAAAACCTTTCTGAAAGGCGAACCACTGGAAGCTGGAGGAGCTCCCTGTCAGCAGAATGCACTGCCCTGGTAAACGGGAGAGGCAGAAAGCTCTCCCGGCCCAGTCGTGCCCTCCCCACTGCCCAGTCCTGCACTCCGCACCATGCTCACCTGTACACTAGCGCCAGGATGTTGAGCATGGTGGCCACATCAGGGTGGTCGTGGCCTGATGTCTTCTCCAGGTCCTCCAGCGCCTGCTTGCAGAGCGGCACAGCCACCTCATAGCGTCCCTGTGAGGCGTACTGGATGACAAGGTTGTGGAGGGTGCGCAAGCGTGCAGGAATCTCatagcctccctgctgggcaGCTGCCACTGCACTGCTGTGCTGGTGGGGCACTGCAGGCACAGAGGAATAAACAGGGGCACAGTTGGCACAGGAGGCTTGAACAGAGACAGCCAGCAACCATGCATGAGCAAACACTTACATCCAGGACCATGCTCCTCCTCCTCGTTCGGGAACAGATCATCCAGAGAGTCCTTAGCAGAGTcgccctccttctcctcctgagAGGATGGGAATCGCAATACTGTTGGTTCTCAGAGGATACAGCAGCAGCCGGGGCCGAGTCAGCTGCCAAActctcctccttgctgcagCCCACCAACACCCCCAACTTCCCCTGTTGTCTCTGCCAccatctcccccctccccccacctcaACAAAACTAATAAAGCCAAATTTTCCTAGCACATCCTGGCATGCTACTCCATGTTCTTCCAGAGACTCTTGCCCATGCAGGCTCCCTTCAGTTACAGGCATTGCTGTGCACGGTagctgggaaggggaaaaatcCAGGGCAATGCTATCGCACCTAGGCAACCCTGCTGGTccagcctccccctcccccaaaggTGGCTGCTCAACATACCGAAGGCGAGACATCCTCATCATACTTCTTCAGCTGGTTCATGAACTCAAGgtgtttcttctcctcctccagctgagcCACAGTTTGTTCACTACGCTGCAGCTTCTGCTGGGTGTTGGCAAGCTCATCGCGCAGCCACTGGTTCTCCTGGCACAGTCTCCGCACCTGAGCACGCAGTTTCTGCTTCTCTGACTCCACAGCATTCAGGTGGTTGGACAGTGCCATCATCACCTTGTCAAGAGTCCTAGTCAGTAACTACCACAATCTTGCCATCTCCCTCACATGCATGCTTAGGGCCCACCCTCGGGGTCATGCAGGCCGCCTACACTCAGCCCCTTGCTGCCCCTGCAACTTATGGGGAACGGCCACACGCTCGCCTTCCCCTGTCAGTCCTGGGTAacgcctggggggggggtgtcacccaCCACTCTCACCTGAGCTTCTCCGAGCCCCAGTTCAATCATCTCCACTGACTTGCGGAGCAGGTTGGATTTCTCATGCACGAGATTGGcttcttcatctttcttcagGCACTTGATGGTCTCCAGCAAGCTGTGCAGGATGGAGTTGTGTTCATTCTTGAGTGCCTCCAGCCCTTGCATCACCAGCTTGGTGTTGGAAATGATCTCCTCTTGGCTCAGCTTGTCCAGTTTCTCCTCCCTTGGGTACACCATGGTGGACATAGTCCTGCTCGTGCAGCCctacaaagagagagagagagagacaaaaccCGAGCGCCTCAGTGCTGTTTCAGAGAGCCACAACCAGACACAAgtgtcacagcctccttcaagCAGCCAGAGACAGCATTCAACTGGTTGCCTATTCTAAGCCCTTCCCCTTCATCGTCCCCTCTCCCTTTGGCAG
Proteins encoded in this region:
- the LOC104315226 gene encoding kinesin light chain 1-like isoform X1, which gives rise to MSTMVYPREEKLDKLSQEEIISNTKLVMQGLEALKNEHNSILHSLLETIKCLKKDEEANLVHEKSNLLRKSVEMIELGLGEAQVMMALSNHLNAVESEKQKLRAQVRRLCQENQWLRDELANTQQKLQRSEQTVAQLEEEKKHLEFMNQLKKYDEDVSPSEEKEGDSAKDSLDDLFPNEEEEHGPGLPHQHSSAVAAAQQGGYEIPARLRTLHNLVIQYASQGRYEVAVPLCKQALEDLEKTSGHDHPDVATMLNILALVYRDQNKYKEAAHLLNDALSIREKTLGKDHPAVAATLNNLAVLYGKRGKYKEAEPLCKRALEIREKVLGKDHPDVAKQLNNLALLCQNQGKYDEVEYYYCRALEIYESCLGPDDPNVAKTKNNLASCYLKQGKYKDAEVLYKEILTRAHVKEFGSVDDEHKPIWMHAEEREEMSKSKHRDSAPYAEYGGWYKACKVSSPTVNTTLRNLGALYRRQGKLEAAETLEECAVRSRRQGIDPINQTKVVEILKEGDGTERRRSLGGSVKYENATDGSEEVSMGVEWSGDGSGTLQRSSSLGKIRDVIRRSSEMLVKKLQGNGPLEPRNTSMKRAASLNYLHKSSDASFEGTQGLRAESRGLSASSMDLSSHSSLLSSN
- the LOC104315226 gene encoding kinesin light chain 1-like isoform X2; the protein is MSTMVYPREEKLDKLSQEEIISNTKLVMQGLEALKNEHNSILHSLLETIKCLKKDEEANLVHEKSNLLRKSVEMIELGLGEAQVMMALSNHLNAVESEKQKLRAQVRRLCQENQWLRDELANTQQKLQRSEQTVAQLEEEKKHLEFMNQLKKYDEDVSPSEEKEGDSAKDSLDDLFPNEEEEHGPGLPHQHSSAVAAAQQGGYEIPARLRTLHNLVIQYASQGRYEVAVPLCKQALEDLEKTSGHDHPDVATMLNILALVYRDQNKYKEAAHLLNDALSIREKTLGKDHPAVAATLNNLAVLYGKRGKYKEAEPLCKRALEIREKVLGKDHPDVAKQLNNLALLCQNQGKYDEVEYYYCRALEIYESCLGPDDPNVAKTKNNLASCYLKQGKYKDAEVLYKEILTRAHVKEFGSVDDEHKPIWMHAEEREEMSKSKHRDSAPYAEYGGWYKACKVSSPTVNTTLRNLGALYRRQGKLEAAETLEECAVRSRRQGIDPINQTKVVEILKEGDGTERRRSLGGSVKYENATDGSEEDGSGTLQRSSSLGKIRDVIRRSSEMLVKKLQGNGPLEPRNTSMKRAASLNYLHKSSDASFEGTQGLRAESRGLSASSMDLSSHSSLLSSN
- the LOC104315226 gene encoding kinesin light chain 1-like isoform X3, translating into MSTMVYPREEKLDKLSQEEIISNTKLVMQGLEALKNEHNSILHSLLETIKCLKKDEEANLVHEKSNLLRKSVEMIELGLGEAQVMMALSNHLNAVESEKQKLRAQVRRLCQENQWLRDELANTQQKLQRSEQTVAQLEEEKKHLEFMNQLKKYDEDVSPSEEKEGDSAKDSLDDLFPNEEEEHGPGLPHQHSSAVAAAQQGGYEIPARLRTLHNLVIQYASQGRYEVAVPLCKQALEDLEKTSGHDHPDVATMLNILALVYRDQNKYKEAAHLLNDALSIREKTLGKDHPAVAATLNNLAVLYGKRGKYKEAEPLCKRALEIREKVLGKDHPDVAKQLNNLALLCQNQGKYDEVEYYYCRALEIYESCLGPDDPNVAKTKNNLASCYLKQGKYKDAEVLYKEILTRAHVKEFGSVDDEHKPIWMHAEEREEMSKSKHRDSAPYAEYGGWYKACKVSSPTVNTTLRNLGALYRRQGKLEAAETLEECAVRSRRQGIDPINQTKVVEILKEGDGTERRRSLGGSVKYENATDGSEEVSMGVEWSGA
- the LOC104315226 gene encoding kinesin light chain 1-like isoform X4, translated to MSTMVYPREEKLDKLSQEEIISNTKLVMQGLEALKNEHNSILHSLLETIKCLKKDEEANLVHEKSNLLRKSVEMIELGLGEAQVMMALSNHLNAVESEKQKLRAQVRRLCQENQWLRDELANTQQKLQRSEQTVAQLEEEKKHLEFMNQLKKYDEDVSPSEEKEGDSAKDSLDDLFPNEEEEHGPGLPHQHSSAVAAAQQGGYEIPARLRTLHNLVIQYASQGRYEVAVPLCKQALEDLEKTSGHDHPDVATMLNILALVYRDQNKYKEAAHLLNDALSIREKTLGKDHPAVAATLNNLAVLYGKRGKYKEAEPLCKRALEIREKVLGKDHPDVAKQLNNLALLCQNQGKYDEVEYYYCRALEIYESCLGPDDPNVAKTKNNLASCYLKQGKYKDAEVLYKEILTRAHVKEFGSVDDEHKPIWMHAEEREEMSKSKHRDSAPYAEYGGWYKACKVSSPTVNTTLRNLGALYRRQGKLEAAETLEECAVRSRRQGIDPINQTKVVEILKEGDGTERRRSLGGSVKYENATDGSEEA